ATCTAGTATTGCTACTCATGGTGGTAGTGGAATAAATTTTGGTATTATTGAAGCATTGCGTACTTTACGTCCTAAAGAACATTTTTTACATCTTGTACATAGATTAGATCGTGAAACATCTGGAGTTTTACTCACAGCTAAAAAATATTCTTCATTAAAATTATTGCATCAACAATTACGTTTAAGAAATATACAAAAAACATATATTGCTCTTGTAAAAGGACAATGGCCAGAAAAAATTAAAGTTATAAAAGCTCCTTTATTAAAAAAAAATTTAAAAAATAATAATAAAAAAATAGTAACAGTCAGCGATAATGGTAAATATTCAGAAACTCATTTTAAAATTAAAGAATGTTTTTCTAATGCTACTTTAGTACAAATTAATCCAATAACAGGTAGAACACATCAGATTAGAGTACATGCAAAATATGCACAACATCCTATTGCATTTGATAATCGTTATGGCGATCTAAATTTTAATAAACAGTTAATTTTTACTGGATTAAACAGACTTTTTTTACATGCCAGTTCACTAATGTTTTTTCATCCAGTTAGTGGGGAAAAATTAACTTTCAATGCTCCTTTAGATAAACAACTTAATACATGCTTAAAATTATTACGAAAGTATAATATTTGATAATACAAAAAAATTTACTAAAATAAACTATAGAATAAATTATAGTAAAATGATATTGACCTTAAAATATTTTATTTTATATATTTATAAAATATTTATTACCTAAAATAATAATTTAAAAAAATAAAAATTTAACAACAAAATAGAAAATAAATAATAATTTTTAATAAAAATTATTATTATATATTAAAAAAATTAAATATTGATTTATTATGAATATTTTGTAATAAAGTAATGTAGTTCAATAAAACAAAAATATAAATAACATTAAAATAATTTAATATTATATGTAATAATATAACAAATACTAAATATTCTATTTTAGAAATAGAAATTTATGATGGTGATATTTCTATTTTAGATATCATAATAAAAAGTATGATAATAGTTAATTTTTATGCGTATTTTGTAAAAAATGAATTTATTTAAAAATAAAAATCTATTTTCATTGATAATTTATATAAAATATTTTTTTATCAGAAAAACATCAAATCTCATTTGATAATTATTATTATCTTTATTTTTATTATAAAAATCAAATTTCTTAGATTAGTTAACAAAAAGATATATAAATTTAATATTAATAATAAAATACAGGAGTTATTATAAATGGCGGTACAACAAAATAAATCTACTCGTTCTAAACGTGGTATGCGTCGTGCACATGATTCATTAACTAATACTGAACTATCTGTAGATAAAACTTCTGGTGAAATACATTTGCGTTATCATATAACTAATGATGGATACTACCGTGGTAAAAAAGTTATTGATAAATAAAGTTATTAACAAATAATGTTGTTTAATTATTAAACGATTAATGTAATATTTTGGGTAATTTAATCTTAGCATTAGATGTTATGTCTGGGGATAATGGACCTAATGTTATTTTACCTGCTGCATTGCAAGCATTAGCATCTAACTCACAATTAAAATTATTACTGGTAGGGTCGCCAGAAATTTTATACCCCCTGCTTGCTGATAAAGGGGCAAAAAAAAATAATCGTTTTAAAATTATACCTGCTCAATATACTATTACTAATTATCTTAATTTATTACAAGCAATTAGACAAAGTAAAGGTTCGTCGATGCGGATTGCTTTAGAATTAGTAAAATCTGGTCAGGCACAAGCCTGTATCAGTGCTGGAAATACTAGTATACTTATAGCATTATCAAAAATCATATTAAAAACGATAGATGGTATAGAAAGACCTGCACTAGTAACTATTTTACCAAATAAAAAACATGGTAAAACAGTTATATTAGATTTAGGCGCTAATATTAAGTGTAATAGTAAAATGTTAGTACAATTTGCCGGAATGGGAGTTATAATAGCTGAAAATATCGCTGATATAAATAATCCACGAGTAGCATTATTAAATATTAAAACAGAAGAAAACTTTGGTTTAGATAATATCTATGAAGCCGCTTTAATGTTAAAGAAAATACCTTTTATAAATTATATCGGTTATTTAGAAAGTGATGAGTTATTAACTGGTAAAACTGATGTATTTGTTTGTGATGGGTTTACCGGTAATATGATCTTAAAAACTATGGAAGGTGTGATAAAAGTTATTTTATCTTTAGTAAAATATTCAACTACAAAAAATAAAATTTCGTCTCACCTTATACAATTGATTCAAACTTGGTTACAAAAACGTATTATCAAATATTTTAGTCATATAGATCCTGATCAATATAATGGAGCTGTGCTGTTAGGATTACATGGTATTGTAATTAAAAGTCATGGAGCAGCAAACCAAAAAGCATTCCAAGCTGCAATTGAACAAGCAATTAAGGCAGTAGAAAAACAAATTCCTGATGTAATTGCCAATCGATTGAATACCTTATTACCCAAGAGTGATTAAAATAAAATGTATACAAAAATCTTAGGTACTGGTAGTTATTTGCCTGTACAGGTTCGTACGAATGCTGATTTAGAAAAAATGGTTGATACATCTGATGAGTGGATAACAACACGTACAGGCATTAAAGAACGTCGTATCATAACAGAAGGTGAGGGTAATGTATCAACAATGGGTGCTAAAGCAGCACAAAAAGCACTAGAAATGGCAAATATTACAGCTCATGAAATTGATTTAATTATTGTAGCAACTACTTCTTCTACACATGCTTTTCCTAGTGCGGCGTGCCAAATACAGCAAATATTAGGCATTGATCACTGTGCAGCATTTGATGTAGCTGCTGCATGTGCTGGATTTACTTATGCATTAAGTATTAGTGATCAATTTATTAGAACAGGAATGACCAAAAAAGCATTAGTGATAGGTTCTGATATGTTATCTACAGTATTAGATCCACATGATCGTAGCACATTAATTTTATTTGGAGATGCAGCAGGTGCTATAGTTGCTGGCTGTTCACAAGAACCAGGTATTTTATCAACTCATTTATACGCAAATGGAAATTATGGTGATTTATTAACCTTACGACGACAAGAACATAGTAAACATTCAAAGCCAACTTATGTCACAATGGCAGGCAACGAAGTTTTTAAAATAGCTGTTAATGAATTATCTAACATTGTAGATGAAACATTAGAAAAAAATGAATTAGATAAATCAGAATTAGATTGGTTAGTTCCTCATCAAGCTAATTTAAGAATTATTCAAGCAACAGCAAAAAAACTTGCTATACCTTTTGATAAAGTTGTTATTACTCTGGATAAACATGGAAATACTTCAGCAGCCTCAGTACCTACAGCATTTGATGAAGCTGTTAGAGATGGTCGTATACAAAGAGGTCAAATGATATTATTAGAAGCATTTGGTGGTGGTTTTACATGGGGATCAGCATTAATTCGTTTTTAGGTTATATAGGGAACAAAAATGTCTAATTTCGCAATGATCTTTCCTGGACAAGGTTCTCAATACTTAGGTATGTTATCAGACCTAGCAAAAGAATTTAAAGTAGTTAAAGAAACTTTTGCTGAAGCTTCTGGTATCTTAGGATATGATTTATGGGATTTAATTCAGAATGGTTCTAAAAAAGAATTAAATAAAACCTGGAAAACACAGCCAGCAATTCTATCATCATCTGTAGCAATTTTTCGAGTATGGCAAGAAAAAAAAGGAGATAGTCCTAAATTAATGGCAGGACATAGCTTAGGAGAATATTCGGCATTAGTTTGTGCTAATGTTATTGATTTTAAATCTGCTGTTAAATTAGTGGAACTACGTGGTAAATTAATGCAAGAATCTGTACCAGAAGGTATGGGGGCTATGTATGTAATTATTGGTCTAGATAATAAATCAATATTAGAATCATGCAAACAAACTTCAAAAAATCAATCAGTTTGGGCAGTTAATTTTAACGCACCCGGGCAAGTAGTAATTGCTGGTGAAAAATATGCTGTTGAAAAAACAGTAATGTTATGTAGAGCTGCTGGAGCAAAACGTACATTGCTGTTACCTATCAGTATACCTTCACATTGTGCATTAATGCATCCAGCTGCAAAAAAATTAGCTGAATCATTAAAAAAAATAATATTTAATAAACCTAATATTTCTATTGTAAATAATGTCGATGTTAAAATT
This genomic interval from Candidatus Arsenophonus lipoptenae contains the following:
- the rluC gene encoding 23S rRNA pseudouridine(955/2504/2580) synthase RluC — its product is MTTKNQVQFIIINNEESGQRIDNFLLARLKGIPRSRIYRIIRKGEIRINSCRTKPEYKIKIKDIIRIPPIIFFKKPHNIVHTTYDKVSKINNCILYEDEYILVLNKPSSIATHGGSGINFGIIEALRTLRPKEHFLHLVHRLDRETSGVLLTAKKYSSLKLLHQQLRLRNIQKTYIALVKGQWPEKIKVIKAPLLKKNLKNNNKKIVTVSDNGKYSETHFKIKECFSNATLVQINPITGRTHQIRVHAKYAQHPIAFDNRYGDLNFNKQLIFTGLNRLFLHASSLMFFHPVSGEKLTFNAPLDKQLNTCLKLLRKYNI
- the rpmF gene encoding 50S ribosomal protein L32; translated protein: MAVQQNKSTRSKRGMRRAHDSLTNTELSVDKTSGEIHLRYHITNDGYYRGKKVIDK
- the plsX gene encoding phosphate acyltransferase PlsX, translated to MGNLILALDVMSGDNGPNVILPAALQALASNSQLKLLLVGSPEILYPLLADKGAKKNNRFKIIPAQYTITNYLNLLQAIRQSKGSSMRIALELVKSGQAQACISAGNTSILIALSKIILKTIDGIERPALVTILPNKKHGKTVILDLGANIKCNSKMLVQFAGMGVIIAENIADINNPRVALLNIKTEENFGLDNIYEAALMLKKIPFINYIGYLESDELLTGKTDVFVCDGFTGNMILKTMEGVIKVILSLVKYSTTKNKISSHLIQLIQTWLQKRIIKYFSHIDPDQYNGAVLLGLHGIVIKSHGAANQKAFQAAIEQAIKAVEKQIPDVIANRLNTLLPKSD
- a CDS encoding beta-ketoacyl-ACP synthase III, whose amino-acid sequence is MYTKILGTGSYLPVQVRTNADLEKMVDTSDEWITTRTGIKERRIITEGEGNVSTMGAKAAQKALEMANITAHEIDLIIVATTSSTHAFPSAACQIQQILGIDHCAAFDVAAACAGFTYALSISDQFIRTGMTKKALVIGSDMLSTVLDPHDRSTLILFGDAAGAIVAGCSQEPGILSTHLYANGNYGDLLTLRRQEHSKHSKPTYVTMAGNEVFKIAVNELSNIVDETLEKNELDKSELDWLVPHQANLRIIQATAKKLAIPFDKVVITLDKHGNTSAASVPTAFDEAVRDGRIQRGQMILLEAFGGGFTWGSALIRF
- the fabD gene encoding ACP S-malonyltransferase, whose amino-acid sequence is MSNFAMIFPGQGSQYLGMLSDLAKEFKVVKETFAEASGILGYDLWDLIQNGSKKELNKTWKTQPAILSSSVAIFRVWQEKKGDSPKLMAGHSLGEYSALVCANVIDFKSAVKLVELRGKLMQESVPEGMGAMYVIIGLDNKSILESCKQTSKNQSVWAVNFNAPGQVVIAGEKYAVEKTVMLCRAAGAKRTLLLPISIPSHCALMHPAAKKLAESLKKIIFNKPNISIVNNVDVKIEHSIDNIQNALIRQLYNPVRWVEIIEFMAKQGINQLFEIGPNKILTGLTKHIVKSIHSIAINDSKSLKNALINN